Proteins encoded by one window of candidate division WOR-3 bacterium:
- a CDS encoding DUF503 domain-containing protein: MSIGGIRIEILIPESFSLKEKRKILNSLKQKILNNFNASVAEVDDNELWNKSVLDIAIAAKDMYNLNERISKIKDFLMRENSIEVLKINFLPED, translated from the coding sequence GTGAGCATAGGAGGTATAAGAATAGAAATTTTGATTCCCGAGAGCTTTTCATTAAAAGAGAAAAGGAAAATTTTAAACAGTTTAAAACAGAAAATTTTAAATAATTTTAATGCTTCAGTCGCGGAAGTTGATGATAATGAATTATGGAATAAAAGTGTGCTTGATATTGCAATAGCAGCAAAAGACATGTATAATTTAAATGAAAGAATTTCAAAAATAAAGGATTTTTTGATGAGAGAAAACAGTATTGAGGTTTTAAAGATAAATTTTCTACCTGAGGACTAA
- the ribF gene encoding riboflavin biosynthesis protein RibF — protein sequence MKIQKIEFPYFPSVEKPPVLIPGNFDGVHRGHRILIEEGRRISKILKTNLVVLFFEPHPYLFFHKNRNNFLLTTLEEKIEILKSLKVNEVWILNFDEKLAETSPEIFADKLLNLEISRLILGPDHTFGKDKKGNIFTMVEIAREKGKVLTIFPFITYKNRKISSTRIRELIEKGEIEEANTLLGYNFFINGTKIKGSGRGKKLGFPTINLKISELKIKPKEGVYIVETEIKNKTYQGLLYYGSRPTFNEKEKVFEVYLFNFNGEFKNKNLKVKFHKFIRNDMKFDSVEELKKQIEKDINIGYTYFLKKGSNPNEKNLE from the coding sequence TTGAAAATTCAGAAGATTGAATTCCCTTATTTTCCTTCAGTAGAAAAACCCCCAGTTTTAATACCTGGAAACTTTGATGGTGTTCACAGAGGTCATAGAATTCTAATTGAAGAAGGCAGAAGAATTTCAAAAATTCTTAAAACTAACTTAGTAGTTTTGTTTTTTGAACCCCACCCTTATTTGTTCTTTCATAAAAACAGAAATAATTTCCTTTTGACCACACTTGAAGAAAAAATTGAAATCTTAAAAAGTTTGAAAGTAAATGAGGTCTGGATTTTAAATTTTGATGAAAAACTTGCTGAGACTTCACCTGAAATTTTTGCAGATAAACTTCTTAATTTAGAAATTTCAAGACTTATTCTTGGACCAGATCATACTTTTGGGAAAGATAAAAAAGGTAACATATTTACAATGGTAGAAATAGCGAGAGAAAAAGGTAAAGTTTTAACTATTTTTCCCTTTATAACTTACAAAAACAGAAAAATTTCAAGCACGAGAATAAGAGAACTTATAGAAAAGGGAGAAATAGAGGAAGCAAATACTTTACTCGGATACAACTTTTTCATAAATGGAACAAAAATTAAAGGTTCTGGTAGGGGTAAAAAACTTGGGTTTCCTACCATAAATTTAAAAATATCAGAATTAAAGATAAAACCTAAAGAAGGGGTTTATATTGTTGAAACTGAAATAAAAAACAAAACCTATCAGGGTTTACTTTACTATGGTTCAAGACCAACTTTCAATGAAAAAGAAAAAGTTTTCGAAGTATATCTTTTTAACTTTAATGGTGAGTTTAAGAACAAAAATTTAAAGGTAAAATTTCACAAATTTATTAGAAATGACATGAAGTTTGATAGTGTTGAAGAACTAAAAAAACAAATTGAAAAAGATATAAATATAGGATATACTTATTTTTTAAAAAAGGGTTCAAATCCCAATGAAAAAAATTTAGAATAA
- a CDS encoding acyl-CoA dehydrogenase family protein yields the protein MSDSKIFELKNFFDLDDYLKEEEKLIRNTVRDFVEKEILPYIGEWWLKGEFPKHLIPQMAELGLFGPTIPEEYGGAGLGYVAYGLMMQELEYGDSGIRSFCSVQSSLAMYSIFTFGSEEQKKKYLPLMAKGKLIGSFGLTEPNAGSDPASMETRCRKDGNTWVINGRKMWITNGTMCDLSIIWAKDENEKVQGFIVEKGTKGFTSREIKTKISLRASDTSELILDEVRIPESQRLPNTEGLKSALMPLNEARYGITWGCVGAAWACFEEAYKHALVREQFKKPIASFQITQKKLVDMFEKIWKAQLLCLHLGRMKEKGKARYIHVSLVKRNNTRVALEVAREARTILGAYGITTEYNSLRHANNMESVHTYEGTYEIHTLIVGRYLTDIDAIDR from the coding sequence ATGTCAGATTCTAAAATTTTTGAATTAAAAAATTTCTTTGACTTGGACGATTATTTGAAAGAAGAAGAAAAATTAATAAGAAATACTGTAAGAGATTTTGTTGAGAAAGAAATATTGCCTTATATAGGTGAATGGTGGTTAAAAGGAGAATTTCCCAAACATCTTATACCACAGATGGCTGAACTTGGCCTTTTTGGACCAACCATACCAGAGGAATATGGAGGTGCCGGTCTTGGTTATGTAGCTTACGGGTTAATGATGCAGGAACTCGAATACGGTGATTCAGGAATAAGAAGTTTCTGTTCAGTTCAATCTTCCCTTGCTATGTATTCCATATTTACCTTTGGATCCGAAGAGCAAAAGAAAAAATACTTACCTCTTATGGCTAAAGGAAAACTTATAGGAAGTTTTGGTCTTACAGAACCGAATGCTGGAAGTGATCCTGCCTCAATGGAAACAAGATGTAGAAAAGATGGAAATACATGGGTAATAAACGGGAGAAAAATGTGGATAACAAATGGAACAATGTGCGACCTCTCCATTATTTGGGCAAAAGATGAAAATGAAAAAGTTCAGGGTTTTATTGTGGAAAAGGGAACAAAAGGTTTTACCTCAAGGGAAATTAAAACCAAAATATCTTTGAGAGCCTCTGATACTTCAGAACTGATACTTGATGAGGTAAGAATTCCAGAATCGCAGAGACTTCCAAACACAGAGGGACTAAAATCTGCTTTAATGCCTTTAAATGAAGCAAGGTATGGAATAACCTGGGGATGTGTTGGTGCTGCCTGGGCATGCTTTGAAGAAGCCTATAAACACGCTCTTGTAAGGGAACAATTTAAAAAACCCATTGCTTCATTCCAAATCACTCAGAAGAAACTTGTTGATATGTTTGAAAAAATATGGAAAGCACAACTTTTATGTTTGCATCTCGGAAGAATGAAGGAAAAGGGAAAAGCAAGATATATTCATGTATCCCTTGTTAAGAGAAATAATACAAGGGTTGCTCTTGAAGTAGCAAGAGAAGCAAGAACAATTCTCGGTGCTTACGGTATAACAACAGAGTATAATTCACTGAGACACGCAAACAACATGGAAAGCGTTCATACATATGAAGGAACCTATGAAATTCATACTTTAATTGTTGGAAGATACTTAACAGATATAGATGCTATAGATAGATAA
- a CDS encoding DUF4920 domain-containing protein — protein sequence MLSTREKIGIGNLIQKPEKYINKEVLVQGKIVDVCQGSGCWVLIEENENKILAKSIDHKITFPMDSKGKIVEVRGILRGKIKSSCDIKEHEEEGHKCPSPEYFIEIKQAKIIK from the coding sequence ATGTTAAGTACAAGAGAAAAAATTGGTATAGGTAACCTTATACAGAAACCTGAAAAGTATATTAATAAAGAAGTTCTTGTTCAGGGTAAAATTGTGGATGTTTGTCAAGGTTCTGGATGCTGGGTTTTAATTGAGGAAAATGAAAATAAAATTTTAGCGAAAAGTATTGATCATAAAATTACCTTTCCTATGGATTCAAAGGGAAAAATTGTTGAAGTAAGGGGGATTTTAAGAGGTAAAATAAAAAGTTCTTGTGATATCAAGGAACATGAGGAAGAAGGTCATAAGTGTCCTTCACCCGAATATTTTATAGAGATTAAACAAGCTAAAATTATAAAATAG
- a CDS encoding polyribonucleotide nucleotidyltransferase, with the protein MKTYTLKLGDSELIIEIKDIARQSQGSVLVKIGETVVLTTAVSSPSKEKTDFLPLLVEYREQTFAAGKIPGGFIKREGRPRDKEIIYGRAIDRSIRPHFPSDFTDEVEIVSFLLSYDMEQEGDLLGIIGASCALSISDIPFNGPIGAVRVGRINGKLKINPKRSELEFSDFNLLLAGKKEGICMIEFQGNEIKEEDIVEAYKFAQPYIEELIELQEKIQKEIGKEKYDYKKIEIDKEIIERINNYRDELRKKLFIQEKVLRTKALDELREKIKNEVLKDFPDKLVEINIALNNLEKEIVRERTVKEKIRMDGRSLNEIRPIWCEISVLPRTHGSAIFTRGETQALCVTTLGTKEDAQKLGELEGEEVKRFMLHYMFPGFSTGEVAPLKGPSRREIGHGSLAEKAIEPLIPPEEKFPYTIRVVSLILESNGSTSMASVCGASLSLMDAGIPIKSACAGISIGWMDYDGEDVLLTDIIGSEDHFGNMDFKVAGTDKGVTAIQLDIKKPYLPLSIFEKALFEAKKAREFILQTMSRTINKPRSSISKYAPKVRAFLIPKEKIGEVIGPSGRVIKRIIEKTNVKIDIDDTKGEVFIYGENSENVEEAQKLIEEIVQDIEIGRNYKGKVTRVENFGVFVEILPGKIGLVHVSEWAQYRIKDLNKEVKPGDEVIVKVIGIDELGRIRLSRKRALEENRKKENLKITE; encoded by the coding sequence TTGAAAACTTATACTTTAAAATTAGGGGATTCTGAGCTAATAATAGAAATAAAAGATATAGCAAGACAGAGTCAGGGATCTGTTTTAGTGAAGATCGGAGAAACTGTAGTTTTAACAACAGCAGTTTCTTCACCTTCAAAAGAAAAAACTGATTTTTTGCCTCTTTTAGTTGAATACAGAGAACAAACTTTTGCTGCAGGAAAAATTCCAGGAGGTTTCATAAAAAGAGAAGGTAGGCCGAGAGATAAAGAAATAATATACGGAAGAGCTATAGATAGAAGTATAAGACCACATTTTCCTTCTGATTTTACAGATGAAGTAGAAATTGTGTCTTTCTTATTGTCCTATGATATGGAACAGGAAGGTGATTTACTTGGTATAATCGGAGCATCCTGTGCTCTTTCAATTTCTGATATACCTTTCAATGGACCCATAGGTGCTGTAAGAGTTGGAAGGATAAATGGAAAATTAAAGATAAACCCTAAGAGGTCAGAACTTGAATTTAGTGATTTCAACCTTCTACTTGCAGGTAAAAAAGAGGGAATATGTATGATAGAATTCCAAGGAAATGAGATAAAGGAGGAGGATATAGTTGAAGCGTATAAATTTGCACAACCGTATATAGAAGAGTTAATTGAATTACAGGAAAAAATTCAAAAGGAAATAGGAAAGGAAAAATACGATTACAAAAAAATCGAAATTGATAAAGAAATTATTGAAAGAATAAATAATTACAGAGATGAATTAAGGAAAAAACTATTTATTCAGGAAAAGGTATTAAGAACAAAGGCTTTAGATGAGCTTAGAGAGAAAATAAAAAACGAAGTATTAAAGGACTTTCCGGATAAATTAGTAGAAATCAATATAGCTCTTAATAATCTTGAAAAGGAAATAGTTAGAGAAAGAACAGTAAAAGAAAAAATAAGAATGGATGGAAGATCTTTAAATGAAATAAGACCTATATGGTGTGAAATTTCAGTTTTACCAAGAACTCATGGTTCAGCTATTTTTACAAGAGGAGAAACACAGGCTTTATGTGTAACAACTCTTGGAACAAAGGAAGATGCTCAGAAACTCGGTGAACTTGAAGGAGAAGAAGTGAAAAGGTTTATGCTTCACTATATGTTTCCTGGATTCTCTACAGGCGAAGTTGCTCCTTTAAAAGGTCCCTCAAGAAGAGAAATAGGTCATGGTAGTCTTGCTGAAAAAGCAATTGAACCACTAATTCCACCTGAAGAAAAGTTTCCCTATACAATTAGAGTTGTGTCTTTAATTCTTGAGTCAAATGGTTCCACTTCAATGGCTTCTGTATGTGGTGCTTCTCTTTCCCTTATGGATGCTGGTATACCTATAAAATCTGCCTGTGCCGGTATTTCAATTGGATGGATGGATTACGATGGTGAAGATGTTCTTCTAACAGATATAATAGGTTCAGAAGATCATTTCGGAAATATGGATTTTAAAGTGGCAGGCACAGATAAAGGTGTTACTGCAATTCAACTTGATATTAAAAAACCTTACTTACCCTTATCAATTTTTGAAAAAGCACTATTTGAAGCAAAAAAAGCAAGGGAGTTTATTTTACAGACAATGTCAAGAACAATAAACAAGCCAAGGAGTTCAATTTCAAAATATGCTCCTAAAGTAAGAGCCTTTTTAATCCCAAAAGAAAAAATAGGAGAAGTTATAGGTCCAAGTGGAAGGGTAATAAAAAGAATAATCGAAAAAACAAATGTAAAAATTGATATTGATGATACAAAGGGAGAAGTTTTTATATATGGAGAAAATAGTGAAAATGTGGAAGAAGCACAAAAATTGATTGAAGAGATTGTTCAGGATATTGAAATTGGAAGAAATTACAAGGGAAAAGTAACAAGGGTTGAAAATTTCGGTGTATTTGTTGAGATACTTCCAGGGAAAATAGGTCTTGTTCATGTATCGGAATGGGCTCAATACAGGATTAAAGATTTGAATAAAGAAGTTAAACCTGGAGATGAAGTAATTGTTAAAGTAATAGGAATTGATGAACTTGGAAGAATCAGATTATCAAGAAAAAGAGCTTTAGAAGAAAATAGAAAAAAAGAAAATCTAAAAATTACCGAATAA
- the thiL gene encoding thiamine-phosphate kinase encodes MEKFFKSEEEFVEFVKKFEIPHPYIREGIGDDTLILEIDKKILAITTDSYSEDIHFRRTYLTLKEIAFRCTAGALSDLAACGAKPITLLISLLIPENFTKNDIEEFYSGIREITKFFGISPSGGDLIKVKDKFSFTITCLGEVDDYPILRKGAKENDLLCITGDTGRVLASLEILEKNLSINEDIKNKLIQKLKFPKPKIAEIIELKEKIKINSGIDISDGIAKDAKRLADSSKVKIIIEEEKLPFSKELLEYTMSFQKNIIDYLLNSGEEYEILFTIPETEKNKLPEWVKIIGKVESGEGLFLKDKKGNLKEIKGGYDFFSIKI; translated from the coding sequence ATGGAAAAATTTTTTAAATCAGAAGAAGAATTTGTTGAATTTGTCAAAAAATTTGAAATCCCCCATCCATATATAAGGGAAGGAATTGGTGATGATACATTAATTTTAGAAATTGATAAAAAAATCTTAGCAATTACAACTGACTCTTACTCTGAAGATATTCACTTTAGGAGAACTTATCTCACTTTAAAAGAAATAGCTTTTAGATGCACGGCTGGTGCACTAAGTGACCTTGCAGCTTGCGGAGCAAAACCCATAACTCTTCTTATATCTCTTTTAATACCCGAAAACTTTACAAAAAATGATATAGAAGAATTTTATTCAGGAATTAGGGAAATAACAAAATTTTTTGGAATATCTCCTTCCGGTGGTGATCTTATAAAAGTAAAAGATAAATTTTCCTTTACAATAACATGTTTAGGTGAAGTGGACGATTACCCCATATTGAGGAAAGGAGCAAAAGAAAATGACTTATTATGTATTACAGGGGATACAGGAAGGGTTTTAGCATCCCTTGAAATTCTCGAAAAAAATTTGAGTATTAATGAAGACATAAAAAATAAATTAATACAAAAATTAAAATTTCCCAAACCCAAGATAGCTGAAATTATTGAATTAAAAGAGAAAATTAAAATAAACTCAGGAATAGATATTTCAGATGGTATTGCTAAGGATGCAAAAAGACTTGCTGATAGTTCAAAAGTGAAAATAATAATTGAAGAGGAAAAACTTCCTTTTTCTAAAGAATTACTTGAATACACAATGAGTTTTCAGAAAAATATTATTGATTATTTGCTCAATTCAGGCGAAGAATATGAAATCCTTTTTACAATTCCTGAAACAGAAAAGAATAAATTACCTGAGTGGGTTAAAATAATTGGAAAAGTTGAAAGTGGAGAAGGTTTATTTTTAAAAGATAAAAAGGGGAATTTAAAGGAAATAAAAGGAGGTTACGATTTTTTTTCTATAAAAATTTAA
- the rpsO gene encoding 30S ribosomal protein S15: MLTKEDKLRIIEKFRINEKDTGSAPVQIALITERINYLTEHLKKHKKDVHTRYGLLKLVGKRKRLLNYLKREDYKLYQKVINELSIRG, encoded by the coding sequence ATGTTGACAAAAGAGGATAAATTAAGAATAATAGAAAAATTTAGAATAAATGAAAAAGACACAGGAAGTGCACCGGTTCAGATTGCTCTAATTACGGAAAGAATAAACTATCTTACAGAACATTTAAAGAAGCATAAAAAAGATGTTCATACAAGATACGGTCTTCTTAAACTTGTAGGAAAAAGAAAAAGACTTCTAAACTATCTGAAAAGAGAGGACTATAAACTCTACCAAAAAGTTATAAACGAACTTTCCATTAGAGGATAA
- the infB gene encoding translation initiation factor IF-2, with protein MKKKEKEKKKEKKVKLKEKTKKETKEVKRVRKPKEKGKKVRDLAKELEMSSKALQELMKEMGIEVKSHTSLVDEDTEKKIKEFIERKKTEEMEMLKKKKEIWGEEEKELKTVEEGPVLTEEEIEHKLKETLSRLRTGPKIKKKIKKEKEETETLEEVKENILYIPGALTVGEFAKMMGVDPARVIEKCISHGVFATINQVINVETMMIIGEEFGFKVEIKAEEMVEEEKEELEERRPPVITVLGHVDHGKTTLLDYIRKTKLAEKEPGRITQHIGAYQIEYQGHKITFIDTPGHEAFTALRARGVQVTDIALLVVAANEGVKEQTREAISHAKAAGVPIIVAVNKMDLPNANLEKVMAELAEEGLVPEEWGGKTIVVPISAKTGMGIDNLLEAILLVAEELDIRTSLKDRARAVVIETKLDKGRGPLCTVIVQRGILRKKDPVLVGTTWGKVRNLYNEWDQVIEEAYPSTPCVVQGLEELPTPGDILITMPSEKEAKEEAERRKELKKEQIKRAELQTALTNIQEKILKGELKELPLIIKADTQGSVDALSDTLSKMQYEEIKVNVIHKGIGMVTENDVLLASASKGVILAFNTGVDSKARNLAKNEKILIMEHKIIYHALDEIQKLLVGMLEPEEIEEVVGEAEVKKVFRVSKLGFVAGCLVKSGKIVKGYLARVKRNGEVIHEGKIDSLKHYQEDVSEIDSGKECGLHIENYSDIKEGDIIEVFIKIKKEKTLK; from the coding sequence ATGAAAAAAAAAGAAAAAGAAAAGAAAAAAGAAAAAAAAGTAAAATTAAAAGAAAAAACTAAAAAGGAAACAAAAGAAGTAAAAAGGGTTAGAAAACCGAAGGAAAAAGGTAAAAAAGTTAGGGATTTAGCAAAAGAACTGGAAATGTCTTCTAAAGCTTTACAGGAATTAATGAAAGAAATGGGAATTGAGGTAAAATCACATACAAGTTTAGTTGATGAGGATACAGAAAAGAAAATAAAAGAATTTATTGAGAGAAAAAAAACAGAAGAGATGGAAATGTTAAAAAAGAAAAAAGAAATATGGGGTGAAGAAGAGAAAGAATTAAAAACTGTTGAAGAAGGACCTGTATTAACAGAAGAAGAAATTGAACATAAATTAAAGGAGACTCTTTCCAGACTAAGAACAGGACCCAAAATAAAGAAAAAAATTAAAAAAGAAAAAGAAGAGACAGAAACCCTTGAAGAAGTAAAGGAAAATATTCTATACATTCCCGGAGCATTGACGGTGGGTGAATTTGCAAAAATGATGGGAGTAGATCCTGCAAGAGTAATAGAAAAATGTATATCCCATGGTGTTTTTGCCACAATAAATCAGGTTATTAATGTAGAAACAATGATGATAATTGGAGAAGAATTTGGGTTTAAAGTAGAGATTAAAGCAGAGGAAATGGTTGAAGAAGAAAAAGAAGAACTTGAGGAAAGAAGACCACCGGTTATTACAGTTCTTGGACATGTTGACCATGGTAAAACAACACTTCTTGATTACATAAGAAAAACTAAACTGGCAGAAAAAGAACCTGGAAGAATTACCCAGCATATAGGCGCGTATCAGATTGAGTATCAGGGTCATAAAATAACCTTTATAGATACACCAGGACACGAAGCATTTACAGCTTTAAGAGCAAGAGGAGTTCAAGTTACTGATATTGCTCTCCTTGTTGTTGCTGCAAATGAAGGAGTAAAGGAACAGACAAGAGAAGCCATTAGTCATGCAAAAGCTGCAGGTGTTCCTATAATTGTAGCAGTAAATAAAATGGATCTTCCAAATGCCAATTTAGAAAAAGTTATGGCAGAACTTGCAGAAGAAGGGCTTGTTCCTGAAGAATGGGGTGGTAAAACAATTGTAGTACCAATATCAGCAAAAACAGGAATGGGAATTGATAATTTACTTGAAGCAATCCTACTTGTTGCTGAAGAGTTAGATATAAGAACATCTTTAAAAGATAGAGCAAGGGCAGTTGTTATAGAAACTAAGCTTGATAAAGGAAGAGGACCTCTTTGTACTGTAATAGTTCAGAGAGGTATTTTAAGAAAAAAAGATCCGGTTTTAGTGGGAACTACGTGGGGTAAGGTAAGAAATCTATATAATGAATGGGACCAAGTTATTGAGGAAGCCTATCCCTCAACACCATGTGTAGTTCAGGGTTTAGAAGAGCTACCAACTCCAGGAGATATACTTATTACCATGCCATCTGAAAAAGAAGCTAAAGAAGAAGCTGAAAGAAGAAAGGAATTGAAAAAAGAGCAGATAAAAAGAGCTGAGCTTCAGACAGCCCTAACAAATATACAGGAAAAGATTTTAAAAGGTGAATTAAAAGAATTGCCACTTATAATAAAGGCTGATACTCAGGGTTCAGTAGACGCTTTATCTGATACTCTTTCTAAAATGCAATATGAAGAAATAAAGGTAAATGTAATTCATAAAGGCATTGGAATGGTAACAGAAAACGATGTCTTACTTGCATCAGCTTCTAAGGGGGTAATACTTGCCTTTAATACTGGGGTGGATTCAAAGGCAAGAAATCTTGCAAAAAACGAAAAAATACTTATTATGGAACATAAAATCATTTACCATGCCTTAGATGAAATTCAGAAATTATTAGTTGGAATGCTTGAACCTGAAGAAATAGAAGAAGTAGTTGGTGAAGCTGAAGTAAAAAAAGTTTTTAGGGTATCAAAACTTGGTTTTGTAGCAGGTTGTTTGGTTAAAAGCGGAAAAATTGTTAAAGGATACCTTGCAAGGGTAAAAAGAAATGGTGAAGTTATTCATGAAGGTAAAATAGATTCTCTTAAACACTACCAGGAAGATGTTTCTGAAATTGATTCGGGTAAAGAATGTGGCCTCCATATAGAAAACTATTCAGATATTAAAGAAGGTGACATAATTGAAGTATTTATTAAAATCAAAAAAGAAAAAACATTAAAGTGA
- the truB gene encoding tRNA pseudouridine(55) synthase TruB yields the protein MSEKINGFLNIKKPRGWTTYDCVRHVKKTLNVEKVGHAGNLDPHATGVVVIGIGKATKLLPYVMELEKVYIADVKLGILTDTWDITGEVIQRKEIPEFSKEKLEKIIKEFEGEIEQVPPPYSAVRKGGKRLYELARQGILVTPKSKKVFIKQINLLDIRKNGFTMRVTCSKGTYIRALAKDIAEKLGTLGVIENLLRERVGHFYIKESIDPNNDLIQNLKPLEYGVLHFGEVSLKNEAVSNFEKGVPVPFSSFIRFSANLKRFSFVRVYDENKNFIGIGQIDVDFLNPRKVFSKIEEIENSED from the coding sequence ATGAGTGAAAAAATTAACGGGTTTCTCAACATAAAAAAACCGAGGGGCTGGACAACTTATGATTGTGTCAGACATGTAAAAAAAACTTTAAACGTTGAAAAAGTAGGTCATGCCGGAAATCTTGACCCTCATGCTACTGGTGTTGTTGTTATAGGAATAGGAAAAGCTACAAAACTTTTACCCTATGTAATGGAACTCGAAAAAGTATACATTGCTGATGTAAAACTGGGAATTTTAACAGACACATGGGATATTACAGGAGAAGTTATACAACGTAAAGAAATTCCTGAATTTTCAAAGGAGAAATTGGAAAAAATAATAAAGGAATTTGAAGGAGAAATAGAGCAAGTGCCCCCACCCTACTCCGCAGTCAGAAAAGGCGGAAAAAGATTATATGAACTTGCAAGACAAGGTATACTTGTTACGCCTAAATCAAAAAAGGTATTTATTAAGCAGATAAATCTTCTTGATATAAGGAAAAACGGGTTTACAATGAGGGTAACTTGTTCAAAGGGAACATACATAAGAGCTTTAGCAAAGGATATAGCCGAGAAACTTGGAACCCTTGGTGTTATTGAAAACCTCTTAAGAGAAAGAGTTGGGCACTTTTATATAAAGGAATCAATTGATCCAAACAATGACCTCATACAGAATTTGAAACCCCTTGAGTATGGTGTTCTTCATTTTGGTGAAGTTTCTCTAAAAAATGAAGCTGTTTCAAACTTTGAAAAGGGTGTTCCTGTTCCTTTCAGCAGTTTTATAAGATTTTCTGCCAATTTAAAAAGATTTTCTTTTGTTAGAGTTTACGATGAAAATAAAAACTTTATAGGGATAGGACAGATAGATGTTGATTTTCTCAATCCAAGAAAAGTTTTTTCTAAAATTGAAGAAATTGAAAATTCAGAAGATTGA
- the rbfA gene encoding 30S ribosome-binding factor RbfA: protein MKTYRPERVSKEIMRVLNEVIRNDINDPRLLNLVILDVEISSDLKRAKIFYTQLKEEEKIDMIIEKAKNFIRKKIAEKIELKFMPEIFFIRR from the coding sequence TTGAAAACATACAGACCTGAAAGAGTTTCAAAAGAAATTATGAGAGTCCTGAATGAAGTAATAAGGAACGATATAAATGATCCAAGATTATTAAATTTAGTAATTCTTGATGTAGAGATATCGAGTGATTTAAAGAGAGCGAAAATCTTTTATACCCAGTTAAAGGAAGAAGAAAAAATAGATATGATCATTGAAAAAGCAAAAAATTTTATTAGAAAAAAAATTGCAGAAAAAATAGAACTTAAATTTATGCCAGAAATTTTTTTTATAAGGAGGTAA